Proteins from a genomic interval of Vreelandella profundi:
- a CDS encoding sulfite exporter TauE/SafE family protein, with amino-acid sequence MDSLLAWANLPLDTWLACAAVLMLGAFVQRATGFGLAVVGAPLLLMLEPRLVPVILVLFGLTVSLMMVRHYWHEVRLDAIGMALVGRLPGNALGVWLLLVAPMVILEKLIAVIVLFTVLVTLCRFQLPVNRITLFGAGVLSGIFGTVAAIGGPPIVLLMHGLPPDRMRGNLAAFFILTSTLTLITLALADQIQLWHFQIALTFLPAVLIGNALADTLAHRLDRRLLQGASLTLCTLAAIGLLV; translated from the coding sequence ATGGATAGTCTGCTCGCCTGGGCCAATCTGCCATTAGATACCTGGCTTGCCTGTGCCGCAGTTTTGATGCTTGGCGCCTTTGTTCAGCGAGCCACCGGCTTTGGGTTGGCGGTAGTGGGAGCGCCGCTGCTGTTGATGTTGGAGCCTCGCTTAGTGCCGGTCATCCTAGTGTTATTTGGGCTGACCGTCTCGCTTATGATGGTTCGCCACTATTGGCACGAGGTGCGGCTGGATGCGATTGGAATGGCGTTAGTAGGGCGCCTGCCGGGTAATGCGCTGGGCGTTTGGCTGTTACTTGTGGCGCCCATGGTGATTCTAGAAAAGCTAATTGCCGTTATCGTGTTGTTTACGGTACTCGTCACATTATGCCGCTTTCAGCTGCCGGTGAACCGTATAACGCTGTTTGGAGCGGGCGTTCTGTCGGGTATTTTTGGTACCGTTGCGGCTATTGGCGGCCCGCCTATCGTATTGTTAATGCACGGTTTACCGCCTGATCGAATGCGCGGAAACCTGGCCGCTTTCTTTATTCTAACCTCCACATTAACGTTGATAACGCTCGCGCTGGCGGATCAAATTCAGCTATGGCATTTTCAAATTGCGCTGACTTTTTTGCCCGCGGTGCTGATCGGTAATGCGTTGGCAGATACGCTAGCGCATCGCTTAGATAGACGTCTACTGCAGGGCGCCTCACTAACGCTGTGTACACTGGCAGCGATAGGGCTTTTAGTGTGA